A genomic window from Pyxidicoccus trucidator includes:
- a CDS encoding metallopeptidase TldD-related protein gives MRGTPGDERTENGDAHAAMEPRALLASASATLEAFTRARTPTHAELFLRVERRLSLEHDAGAATLNHGESWDAAARVAWDERRGHAALPLGSPTDLERVLESAERHAAPGAGGPLPVLTVGPTDVPAGPPVLQPERAAKRMEHLLQSAVPQGTLVQAAVLTQVADWSALIRESGTRRVSTGWREELFIRCETARGAVVDAVASAREEDEEDFDALRVRLAEAVEALEGPAETANPELPLVLRPAVAAPLVAGLIWLLRGDVAAATPALARAVGRKVFPSVLGVVDDPHHPRGTRHRSVDDEGVPMHAQSFVEEGRLLGFLHSASTAARLGSTGGGRGLRAASAPPSPEGVNPYVVPRGTVLPEHYTELVARVETFTTMPRPGTVTLVAAGWEVRAGQRVRRVAPMELDLPVLETFRALRGVGSDLTFFPTAEGCGTPTLVLPPYKAG, from the coding sequence ATGCGCGGCACCCCCGGAGACGAGCGCACGGAGAACGGCGACGCCCACGCGGCAATGGAGCCCCGGGCCTTGCTGGCGTCCGCGAGCGCAACGCTCGAGGCCTTCACGCGAGCACGGACCCCCACCCACGCGGAGCTGTTCCTTCGTGTGGAGCGCCGCCTCTCCTTGGAGCATGACGCCGGTGCCGCCACCCTCAATCACGGCGAGTCATGGGACGCCGCCGCGCGAGTGGCCTGGGACGAGCGGCGGGGACACGCGGCGCTGCCTCTCGGAAGCCCCACGGACCTGGAGCGGGTGCTGGAGTCCGCCGAGAGGCATGCCGCCCCGGGAGCAGGAGGACCCCTGCCAGTGCTGACCGTCGGGCCCACCGACGTACCCGCCGGACCGCCCGTGCTCCAACCCGAGCGAGCCGCGAAGAGGATGGAGCACCTCCTCCAGAGCGCGGTCCCCCAGGGCACGCTGGTGCAGGCCGCGGTGCTCACCCAGGTGGCGGACTGGAGCGCGCTCATCCGCGAGAGCGGCACGCGCCGGGTCAGCACCGGCTGGAGGGAGGAGCTCTTCATCCGCTGCGAGACGGCGCGAGGCGCGGTGGTGGACGCGGTGGCCTCGGCGCGTGAAGAGGACGAGGAGGACTTCGACGCGCTCCGCGTCCGACTCGCGGAAGCGGTGGAGGCACTCGAAGGGCCGGCCGAGACGGCGAATCCGGAGCTGCCCCTCGTCCTCCGGCCGGCCGTCGCCGCGCCGCTGGTCGCGGGACTCATCTGGCTGCTGCGAGGGGACGTAGCCGCGGCGACGCCCGCCCTGGCGCGAGCGGTGGGCCGCAAGGTGTTCCCCTCGGTGCTGGGCGTGGTGGACGACCCGCATCATCCCCGGGGCACCCGGCACCGGAGCGTGGACGACGAGGGCGTGCCCATGCACGCCCAGTCCTTCGTGGAGGAAGGGCGGCTGCTGGGCTTCCTCCACTCGGCCTCCACGGCGGCGCGGCTGGGGAGCACCGGAGGCGGTCGCGGCCTGCGTGCGGCCTCCGCGCCACCGTCACCGGAAGGCGTGAATCCCTACGTGGTGCCGCGAGGCACCGTGCTCCCCGAGCACTACACGGAGCTGGTGGCGCGCGTGGAGACCTTCACCACCATGCCCAGGCCCGGCACCGTCACCCTGGTCGCCGCGGGGTGGGAAGTCCGGGCCGGCCAGCGCGTGCGCCGGGTGGCGCCGATGGAGCTGGACCTGCCCGTGCTGGAGACCTTCCGCGCGCTGCGCGGCGTGGGCTCGGACCTGACGTTCTTCCCCACCGCGGAGGGCTGTGGCACCCCCACGCTCGTCCTCCCGCCGTACAAGGCGGGGTGA
- a CDS encoding TldD/PmbA family protein: MGRDWFVERREVSEVLHQRSGPRVPAPTLERGWSARRDTPAGTERHWTQVAGDGPERGALPEALADRARALLEATPVLRPEEGAAEEVARRLVATARAGGAAHLDVLLREVDRRTLFATETRTVEDRQRYALLEVKAFVDTGSGLSELWRCAAWPDGTRMRAALPELETLVEDMLRELRDSAPVVPCPSASLPVVLPPGAASACFFHEVCGHPLEGDVVARGGSYLARRLGQRVAGEHLSVSDDPTDGHGALAFAWDDEGHAARPVTLIRAGTVDAPLLDSRSALALGRAPDGHGRRVSYRHAPLPRMAHTRVEPHQGHLDALLADVPHGLLVRHLTPRQMDLLSGDFSFYIVEAREIRDGRVGRRVGPGILRGNGLEALAAIDAVGADAKNLFATRGCRKLDHGPLPVSFGQPTVRFRQLTVGPWR; encoded by the coding sequence ATGGGTCGGGACTGGTTCGTCGAGCGGCGAGAAGTCAGCGAGGTGCTGCACCAGCGCTCCGGCCCGCGCGTCCCCGCGCCCACCCTGGAGCGGGGCTGGTCCGCGCGCCGTGACACTCCCGCCGGCACGGAGCGGCACTGGACGCAGGTGGCGGGTGACGGCCCCGAGCGCGGCGCGCTGCCGGAAGCGCTCGCGGACCGGGCTCGCGCACTGCTGGAGGCCACGCCGGTGCTCCGTCCCGAAGAAGGCGCGGCGGAGGAGGTCGCCCGGAGGCTCGTGGCCACCGCTCGGGCCGGAGGCGCCGCGCACCTGGACGTGCTGCTGCGCGAGGTGGACCGCCGCACCCTGTTCGCCACCGAGACACGCACGGTGGAGGACCGGCAGCGCTACGCCCTCCTGGAGGTGAAGGCCTTCGTCGACACGGGCTCCGGCCTCTCGGAGCTGTGGCGCTGCGCCGCCTGGCCGGACGGGACGCGCATGCGCGCCGCCCTGCCGGAGCTGGAGACGCTGGTGGAGGACATGCTCCGCGAGCTCCGCGACAGCGCGCCCGTGGTGCCCTGCCCCTCCGCCTCGCTGCCCGTGGTGCTCCCTCCCGGCGCTGCCTCCGCGTGCTTCTTCCACGAGGTGTGCGGACACCCCCTGGAAGGAGACGTCGTCGCGCGCGGAGGCTCGTACCTCGCCCGGCGCCTGGGCCAGCGTGTGGCCGGTGAGCACCTCTCCGTCTCCGACGACCCCACCGATGGCCACGGTGCGCTCGCCTTCGCCTGGGACGACGAGGGCCACGCCGCGCGCCCGGTGACACTCATCCGCGCCGGCACCGTGGACGCCCCGCTGCTCGACTCCCGGAGCGCACTCGCCCTGGGCCGCGCGCCCGATGGCCACGGCCGCCGCGTCAGCTACCGCCACGCGCCCCTGCCCCGCATGGCCCACACCCGCGTGGAGCCCCACCAGGGCCACCTCGACGCACTGCTGGCGGACGTGCCCCACGGGCTGCTGGTGCGGCACCTCACCCCACGGCAGATGGACCTGCTGTCAGGCGACTTCAGCTTCTACATCGTGGAGGCCCGCGAGATTCGGGACGGCCGCGTGGGACGCCGCGTGGGCCCCGGCATCCTCCGGGGCAACGGGCTGGAGGCGCTGGCCGCCATCGACGCGGTGGGCGCGGATGCGAAGAACCTCTTCGCCACGCGGGGCTGCCGGAAGCTGGACCATGGGCCGCTGCCCGTGTCCTTCGGTCAGCCCACGGTGCGCTTCCGACAGCTCACCGTGGGGCCCTGGCGTTAG
- a CDS encoding c-type cytochrome, giving the protein MRAWLPLLLALCACQRDASPPPAPAKASAPVAAPARTQAPVATAAPAPMERGRYLVEHVLACGSCHSARDWNRYGGPVTGAPLAGACWDEAWELPGRVCAPNITSDPEHGIGRWTDEELMRALRDGTGRDGKTLFPLMPFLLYRELSDADARAVIAFLRQVPPAPSTTPRSAIPQEVYAQYQSLASPMKAPVPEPAKDAVSRGRYLAAVAQCAACHAGVDEAGTAFAGGRSLPTPRGPEPVPNLTPHAKGLGALDEAAFVARFTAFKDVAPAPARAGQVNKLSMPWGFFAGLAEDDLRALYRYLRTVPAAAPAPAPPGG; this is encoded by the coding sequence ATGCGTGCCTGGCTGCCCCTGCTGCTGGCGCTCTGCGCCTGTCAGCGCGATGCGTCACCGCCTCCCGCTCCCGCCAAGGCGTCGGCCCCCGTCGCCGCTCCGGCCAGGACGCAGGCCCCTGTCGCCACCGCGGCTCCCGCTCCCATGGAGCGCGGCCGCTACCTCGTGGAGCACGTGCTCGCGTGCGGCTCGTGTCACAGCGCCCGCGACTGGAACCGCTATGGGGGCCCCGTCACGGGCGCTCCGCTGGCCGGCGCCTGCTGGGACGAGGCCTGGGAGCTGCCCGGCCGTGTCTGCGCGCCCAACATCACCTCGGACCCCGAGCACGGCATCGGCCGGTGGACGGACGAGGAGCTGATGCGAGCCCTGCGCGACGGCACCGGCCGGGACGGCAAGACGCTCTTCCCGCTGATGCCCTTCCTTCTCTACCGGGAGCTGTCGGACGCGGACGCCCGCGCGGTGATCGCCTTCCTGCGTCAGGTCCCCCCGGCGCCGAGCACCACGCCGCGCTCGGCCATTCCTCAAGAGGTGTACGCGCAGTACCAGTCGCTGGCCTCTCCGATGAAGGCCCCCGTGCCCGAGCCCGCGAAGGACGCCGTCTCCCGGGGCCGCTACCTGGCCGCCGTCGCCCAGTGCGCGGCGTGTCATGCGGGCGTGGACGAGGCGGGTACGGCCTTCGCCGGCGGGCGCTCGCTGCCCACCCCTCGCGGCCCCGAGCCGGTCCCCAATTTGACGCCCCACGCCAAGGGCCTGGGCGCTCTCGACGAGGCGGCGTTCGTCGCCCGCTTCACCGCCTTCAAGGACGTGGCGCCGGCTCCGGCCAGGGCGGGACAGGTCAACAAGCTGTCCATGCCCTGGGGCTTCTTCGCCGGGCTGGCCGAGGACGACTTGAGGGCGCTGTACCGCTACCTGCGCACCGTCCCCGCTGCTGCACCCGCCCCGGCACCCCCTGGTGGGTGA
- a CDS encoding aromatic ring-hydroxylating oxygenase subunit alpha produces the protein MRSYVEDFSSYWHPVAFSQELGAQPLAARLLETDLVVWRTGTGVAVTHRRCAHRGADLAAGEVTPAGLRCGFHGWTYGTDGRCVHVPSRPAAPIPATARVSSFRATERYGLVWVCLSPEPAAPLPDWPELEDGSVATVALPHLDWSVSAGRMMEVVLDVAHLSWVHKGTFGNPDEQEVPPYEVERRPEGVRARVIYPALAPAMEGVPARVDRTTLTYDVTYPFAARLAFKPTLFYVHTVYAIASPLSEESMRCFYFSSYHPRLKNHFPDMFVKSELAILEQDRRVLEGVRPRAHPVDFSGEVHTPADRLPIEYRRGIISLRLGTPVDAPTPE, from the coding sequence GTGCGCTCCTACGTCGAGGACTTCTCTTCGTACTGGCACCCGGTCGCGTTCTCACAGGAGCTGGGTGCGCAGCCCCTGGCCGCTCGCCTGCTGGAGACGGACCTGGTGGTGTGGCGCACGGGCACGGGCGTCGCCGTCACGCATCGTCGGTGTGCCCACCGTGGCGCGGACCTCGCCGCCGGAGAAGTCACCCCGGCCGGGCTCCGCTGCGGCTTTCACGGCTGGACGTACGGGACGGACGGGCGGTGCGTGCACGTGCCCTCGCGGCCGGCTGCGCCCATCCCCGCGACGGCCCGCGTCTCCTCCTTTCGCGCCACCGAGCGCTACGGCCTCGTCTGGGTGTGCCTGTCCCCCGAGCCCGCCGCCCCGCTCCCTGATTGGCCGGAGCTGGAGGACGGCAGCGTGGCCACCGTTGCCCTGCCGCACCTGGACTGGAGTGTCTCCGCCGGCCGGATGATGGAGGTCGTCCTCGACGTGGCGCACCTGTCCTGGGTGCACAAGGGGACGTTCGGCAACCCGGACGAGCAGGAGGTGCCTCCTTATGAGGTGGAGCGCCGTCCCGAGGGCGTCCGGGCCCGCGTCATCTACCCCGCGCTCGCGCCCGCGATGGAAGGCGTGCCCGCGAGGGTGGACCGCACCACGCTGACCTATGACGTGACGTACCCGTTCGCCGCGCGGCTCGCCTTCAAGCCCACGCTCTTCTACGTGCACACCGTCTACGCCATCGCCTCGCCGCTCTCCGAGGAGTCGATGCGCTGCTTCTACTTCTCCTCGTACCACCCGAGGCTGAAGAACCACTTCCCGGACATGTTCGTGAAGAGCGAGCTGGCCATCCTCGAACAGGACCGCCGCGTCCTGGAGGGAGTGCGTCCCCGGGCCCACCCGGTGGACTTCTCCGGCGAGGTCCACACGCCCGCGGACCGGCTGCCCATCGAGTACCGCCGCGGCATCATCTCCCTGCGCCTGGGCACGCCCGTGGACGCCCCCACCCCGGAATGA
- a CDS encoding ammosamide/lymphostin RiPP family protein — protein sequence MSSSSASLATASAAESNAVSVAPEKLDELEEIDFLLEEIESKIAPLALA from the coding sequence ATGTCGTCGTCCTCCGCCTCCCTGGCGACGGCCAGCGCGGCGGAATCCAACGCGGTCTCCGTGGCGCCCGAGAAGCTCGATGAGCTCGAGGAGATCGACTTCCTCCTCGAGGAAATCGAAAGCAAGATCGCCCCGCTCGCGCTGGCGTGA
- a CDS encoding non-ribosomal peptide synthetase → MTSRSDLDPKDPAAKRELLRQLLERKSPEGTGAPRNVVAGPTRRASGSPAVLSPAQERMWFLHQLRPDTATYVVPWAAALEGPVDTGVLDSALRELLARHPALRSAFPSVDGRPQILFHDVPSRVLEVEEAGDEARLEQRLREESSRPFDLERGPLYRFRLLSTSPHRHLLVLVFHHLVTDGASINVLMRELGVLHTALARGEAPALTPLPLEYADVAAWQHTPAASAREPELLAYWKRQLDDAPRGLELPADLPRPALRSDRGALTERLALSPTLVGALRAFCREHQVTPFMVLYAAFSALLYRYSRQDDFCVGTPVSGRTHPATEGLVGLFVNTVVLRSRVAPGDAFTTLLAQARSTTLEALAHQDLPFERLVQALGVERDSGQTPLFQVMFDLFRVEHSLADAFPGTAARDVPLDTGACEFDLHLTLFESESGFDLFARYSTDLFQGPTVRRLLGHYLHLLSHALRAPRTRVDSLALLPDAERAGVLSASSPPRRPFPLEAPFHEHFSDQAVRTPEAVALAAAGGVRWTYAELEAWTNRAARRLVAQDVEPESVVAVLGRRSEATVRALLSLHKAGAAYLPLDAQLPAARLSTLLAESRAPFVLALGPVEALLAEVLAQVPEAVRPRVLSLEGLEAESAGRLPPRATPECLAYVLFTSGSTGTPKGVMIHHRGMLNHLLGMRDALGLGERDVLAQIAALSFDISIWQMLGALPGGGTTYLIEDDVVRDPPRLAEALRESRATVMEMVPSVLQHVLEGAGPDGTFPDMRWVALGGEPVPPALCRTWMERCPKCRMADAYGPTENSDVASLYFLDGPPTGAFTPIGTPKANMEVYVLDDALQPVPPGVVGELYLGGLGVARGYVGRPDLTAERFVPHPFSAEPGARLYRSGDLGRWLPSGVLQFVSRADLQVKVRGMRVELGEVEAALAALPGVRSAAVTVQRRGPGDSWLVAWVVPASADVSTESLQHGLARVLPAYMVPSRWVLRPSLPLTSTGKLDRKALASLHLDDTYNDAPSAGGPARGPVEELLAQLFGQVLGLERVEREASFFHLGGHSLSATRLVARVRQSFGVQLPLAAFF, encoded by the coding sequence ATGACCTCGAGATCCGACCTCGACCCCAAGGACCCCGCTGCGAAGCGCGAGCTGCTCCGGCAGCTCCTGGAGCGCAAGTCGCCGGAAGGCACCGGAGCGCCGCGCAACGTCGTAGCGGGCCCCACCCGCCGCGCGTCGGGCTCGCCCGCCGTCCTCTCGCCCGCGCAGGAGCGCATGTGGTTCCTGCACCAGCTCCGGCCGGACACCGCGACCTATGTCGTGCCCTGGGCCGCGGCGCTGGAGGGCCCGGTGGACACGGGCGTGCTGGACTCGGCACTGCGCGAGCTGCTGGCGCGGCACCCGGCGCTGCGCTCCGCGTTCCCTTCTGTGGATGGGCGTCCCCAGATCCTCTTCCACGACGTGCCTTCGCGGGTGCTGGAGGTGGAGGAGGCCGGAGACGAGGCGAGGCTGGAGCAACGGCTGCGCGAGGAGTCGTCACGCCCCTTCGACCTGGAGCGTGGGCCGCTGTACCGCTTCCGGCTGCTGAGCACCTCGCCGCACCGGCACCTGCTGGTGCTGGTGTTCCACCACCTCGTCACGGATGGCGCGTCCATCAACGTGCTGATGCGCGAGCTGGGCGTGCTTCACACCGCGCTCGCCCGGGGCGAGGCCCCTGCCCTGACGCCCCTGCCCCTGGAGTACGCGGATGTCGCGGCATGGCAGCACACCCCGGCCGCGTCTGCTCGGGAGCCGGAGCTGCTCGCGTACTGGAAGCGGCAGCTCGACGACGCCCCTCGCGGCCTGGAGCTGCCCGCCGATTTGCCGCGGCCCGCGCTGCGTTCCGACCGGGGCGCGCTGACGGAGCGGCTCGCGCTGTCTCCGACGCTCGTGGGGGCGCTCCGCGCGTTCTGCCGTGAGCACCAGGTCACTCCGTTCATGGTGCTGTACGCCGCGTTCTCCGCGCTGCTGTACCGCTACTCGCGCCAGGACGACTTCTGCGTCGGCACTCCCGTCTCCGGACGCACCCACCCCGCAACCGAGGGGCTCGTCGGCCTGTTCGTGAACACCGTGGTGCTGCGCTCGCGCGTGGCGCCGGGCGACGCCTTCACCACACTGCTCGCGCAGGCGCGGAGCACCACGCTGGAGGCGCTGGCCCACCAGGACCTGCCCTTCGAGCGGCTCGTCCAGGCGCTCGGCGTGGAGCGGGACTCCGGCCAGACGCCCCTGTTCCAGGTGATGTTCGACCTGTTCCGCGTGGAGCACTCGCTGGCGGACGCCTTCCCGGGCACGGCCGCTCGCGACGTGCCGCTCGACACGGGGGCGTGCGAGTTCGACCTGCACCTGACGCTCTTCGAGAGCGAGTCCGGCTTCGACCTCTTCGCCCGCTACAGCACCGACCTCTTCCAGGGCCCCACCGTCCGGCGGCTGCTGGGGCACTACCTCCACCTGCTGAGCCATGCGCTGCGAGCTCCACGCACGCGCGTCGACTCGCTGGCGCTGCTGCCGGACGCGGAGCGTGCGGGCGTACTGAGCGCATCCAGCCCGCCGCGCCGTCCCTTCCCGCTGGAAGCGCCGTTCCACGAGCACTTCTCCGACCAGGCCGTGCGCACCCCGGAGGCCGTGGCGCTGGCCGCGGCCGGTGGCGTGCGGTGGACGTACGCGGAGCTGGAGGCGTGGACGAACCGCGCCGCGCGGCGGCTGGTGGCGCAAGACGTGGAACCGGAGTCGGTGGTGGCCGTGCTGGGCCGGCGTAGCGAAGCCACCGTGCGCGCGCTGCTGTCGCTGCACAAGGCGGGTGCTGCATATCTGCCCCTGGACGCACAGCTCCCGGCCGCACGGTTGAGCACACTGCTCGCGGAGAGCCGCGCGCCGTTCGTCCTCGCGCTCGGGCCGGTGGAGGCGCTGCTGGCGGAGGTGCTCGCGCAGGTGCCCGAGGCAGTCCGTCCTCGCGTGCTGTCGCTGGAGGGGTTGGAGGCGGAGAGCGCGGGACGCCTGCCTCCGCGTGCCACGCCCGAGTGCCTCGCCTACGTGCTGTTCACCTCCGGCTCCACCGGTACGCCCAAGGGGGTGATGATTCACCACCGCGGCATGCTCAACCACCTGCTGGGCATGCGCGACGCGCTGGGGCTGGGGGAGCGGGACGTCCTCGCGCAGATTGCCGCGCTCAGCTTCGACATCTCCATCTGGCAGATGCTGGGCGCCCTGCCCGGTGGTGGCACCACGTACCTCATCGAGGATGACGTGGTGAGAGACCCGCCGCGCCTGGCCGAGGCGCTGCGGGAGAGTCGAGCCACCGTCATGGAGATGGTGCCCTCCGTCCTCCAGCACGTCCTGGAGGGCGCGGGTCCCGATGGCACCTTCCCGGACATGCGCTGGGTGGCGCTCGGTGGCGAGCCCGTGCCGCCCGCGCTGTGCCGCACGTGGATGGAGCGCTGCCCGAAGTGCCGCATGGCGGATGCCTACGGCCCCACGGAGAACTCGGACGTCGCCAGCCTGTATTTCCTGGACGGGCCGCCGACTGGCGCCTTCACCCCCATTGGCACGCCCAAGGCCAACATGGAGGTGTACGTCCTGGACGACGCGCTCCAGCCCGTGCCTCCGGGCGTGGTGGGTGAGCTGTACCTGGGCGGCCTGGGCGTGGCGCGTGGCTACGTGGGCCGTCCGGACCTCACCGCCGAGCGCTTCGTGCCGCACCCCTTCAGCGCCGAGCCCGGTGCGCGACTGTACCGCTCCGGCGACCTGGGACGCTGGCTGCCCTCCGGCGTGCTCCAGTTCGTCTCGCGCGCCGACCTGCAGGTGAAGGTGCGCGGCATGCGCGTGGAGCTGGGCGAGGTGGAAGCCGCCCTGGCCGCCCTGCCCGGAGTGCGCTCCGCCGCCGTCACCGTCCAGCGTCGGGGGCCTGGCGACTCCTGGCTCGTCGCCTGGGTGGTGCCCGCTTCCGCCGACGTCTCCACCGAGTCGCTCCAGCACGGGTTGGCGCGTGTCCTGCCCGCGTACATGGTGCCCTCGCGCTGGGTGCTGCGTCCCTCCCTTCCCCTCACCTCCACCGGCAAGCTGGACCGCAAGGCCCTCGCCTCGCTGCACCTGGACGACACATATAATGATGCGCCCTCCGCCGGCGGCCCCGCCCGGGGGCCCGTGGAGGAGCTGCTCGCCCAGCTCTTCGGCCAGGTGTTGGGCCTGGAGCGCGTCGAGCGCGAGGCCAGCTTCTTCCACCTGGGCGGCCACTCGCTGAGCGCCACGCGGCTGGTGGCCCGGGTGCGCCAGTCCTTCGGCGTCCAGCTGCCCCTGGCTGCCTTCTTCT